In Treponema primitia ZAS-2, a genomic segment contains:
- a CDS encoding S8 family peptidase, whose amino-acid sequence MIKSLDTIAEIRRFEEPNNFFEKLSPGEQKEFANELFSRLQYDFTNVSICLLDTGLNNGHPLLSGSCEDDCLQSVNAAWQTSDHDGHGTEMAGVALFHNLKEKLLSKEKIVIHHRLESVKILPPPPGANDPQLYGDITKQAISLAEIARPNNVRTLCMAITEDDKYSITDGTPSSWSGSIDTIISGADDDTKRLFFISAGNVDFSDMKAGYPDANLISPVQSPGQAWNAITVGAFSNDITILDENLKSYHAVANSGELSPYSSTSKIWASKWPIKPEILCDGGNVATDGSAYMDCSDLSLLTTSHQHLKHPFSTICATSSATAQASWIAAQIMSEYPGIWPETVRALIVHSADWTSEMKRLFIAGKDKKGYGRRDLLRTCGYGIPNLERAIQCISNRVNLVIEGEIQPFAKNKKMKEMHLHTLPWASDILRSIGETPALLKITLSYFVEPGPGEIGWRDKYRYPSCQLRFDVKNINETKKDFLKRIDVKMREDNDRGSGYSGSTEWFLGPQNRDVGSIHSDFKKVNAVDLCDANFVAVYSVIGWWRERTNLKLYDKKVRYSLIVSISTPETDVDLYTPIITQIQQPVSIPV is encoded by the coding sequence TTGATAAAAAGCCTTGATACCATAGCGGAAATTCGCAGATTTGAAGAACCAAATAATTTTTTTGAGAAATTATCGCCCGGTGAACAAAAAGAATTTGCCAATGAGTTATTTTCGAGACTCCAGTATGATTTTACAAATGTGTCAATATGCCTGCTTGATACAGGATTGAATAATGGTCATCCCCTTCTTTCAGGATCATGCGAAGATGATTGTTTGCAATCCGTCAATGCAGCCTGGCAAACATCAGATCATGATGGTCATGGAACGGAAATGGCTGGTGTAGCCTTGTTCCATAACCTAAAAGAAAAACTGTTAAGTAAAGAAAAGATAGTAATTCATCACCGCCTTGAATCAGTTAAAATATTACCGCCGCCGCCTGGAGCAAATGACCCGCAGCTTTATGGGGATATAACCAAACAAGCAATATCTCTTGCCGAAATTGCCCGGCCAAATAATGTACGAACATTATGCATGGCGATAACCGAAGATGATAAATACAGCATAACCGATGGAACCCCCTCATCTTGGTCAGGATCTATTGATACTATCATCTCTGGTGCAGATGATGACACAAAACGGTTATTTTTCATAAGCGCAGGTAATGTTGACTTTTCAGACATGAAAGCCGGGTATCCTGATGCCAATTTGATTAGCCCCGTGCAAAGTCCTGGTCAAGCCTGGAATGCCATCACCGTAGGAGCATTTAGCAACGATATTACTATTTTAGATGAAAATTTGAAATCTTATCATGCGGTTGCTAATTCAGGTGAATTAAGCCCTTACAGTTCTACTTCTAAAATTTGGGCTTCTAAGTGGCCGATAAAGCCTGAAATCCTTTGCGATGGCGGTAATGTTGCTACAGATGGCAGCGCATATATGGATTGTTCCGATTTATCATTATTAACTACCAGTCATCAACATCTTAAACATCCTTTTAGTACCATTTGCGCAACAAGTTCTGCAACGGCTCAAGCATCATGGATTGCCGCTCAAATCATGTCAGAATATCCGGGTATTTGGCCTGAAACAGTGCGAGCCTTAATAGTACACTCTGCTGATTGGACGAGTGAAATGAAACGTCTGTTTATAGCTGGCAAGGATAAGAAAGGCTATGGAAGGCGGGATTTATTGCGTACTTGTGGTTATGGTATACCAAATCTTGAACGTGCAATACAATGTATTTCAAATCGTGTAAATCTTGTCATCGAAGGCGAAATACAGCCTTTCGCCAAAAACAAAAAAATGAAAGAAATGCATTTACATACATTACCTTGGGCTTCTGATATTCTCCGTAGTATTGGGGAAACACCTGCATTGCTAAAAATTACTTTATCATATTTTGTTGAACCCGGGCCTGGTGAAATAGGATGGCGTGACAAATACCGTTATCCATCTTGCCAGCTTCGTTTTGATGTAAAAAATATAAATGAAACCAAAAAGGACTTCCTGAAACGTATTGATGTCAAAATGAGGGAAGATAATGATCGTGGCAGTGGTTATAGCGGTAGTACAGAATGGTTTCTTGGCCCCCAAAACCGTGATGTAGGCTCTATTCATTCTGATTTTAAAAAAGTAAATGCAGTAGACTTATGTGATGCGAATTTTGTAGCCGTATACTCTGTCATAGGCTGGTGGCGGGAAAGAACAAATCTAAAACTCTATGATAAAAAGGTACGGTATTCTTTAATTGTCTCAATATCAACGCCAGAAACAGATGTTGATCTATACACGCCAATAATAACTCAAATACAGCAACCAGTATCTATACCAGTTTAA
- a CDS encoding ATP-binding protein encodes MATGEQIKTLIRSHFDRDGERFKTTALQIAAYEAKQGHEILARDIKQAIEKMPVSHFRTIQSENPQNESLLMTFPDNKLQDLITSDEILERIERITNEYFNRKKLQKHGIYNRRKILIEGPPGTGKTLTASIIASELGLPLFTVQMDKLVTKFMGETSVKLRQIFDSIENSLGVYFFDEFDAIGADRGIDNEVGEMRRVLN; translated from the coding sequence ATGGCAACAGGCGAACAAATAAAAACCCTTATTCGTTCTCATTTTGACCGTGATGGAGAACGGTTTAAAACCACAGCCCTGCAAATTGCCGCCTATGAAGCAAAACAGGGGCACGAAATACTTGCCCGTGATATAAAACAGGCTATTGAAAAAATGCCCGTTTCCCATTTCCGCACTATCCAATCAGAAAATCCGCAAAATGAAAGTCTTTTAATGACCTTCCCTGACAATAAGCTGCAAGATTTAATAACCTCTGATGAAATCCTTGAGCGGATAGAACGCATTACCAATGAGTATTTTAACCGGAAAAAACTTCAAAAACATGGAATTTATAATCGCCGTAAAATCCTTATTGAAGGGCCGCCGGGTACTGGCAAAACACTTACCGCTTCTATTATTGCCTCTGAACTTGGCCTACCGTTATTTACCGTTCAAATGGATAAACTGGTAACTAAATTCATGGGAGAAACGAGTGTCAAACTTCGTCAAATATTCGATTCAATTGAAAACTCTTTGGGCGTTTATTTTTTTGATGAATTTGATGCCATTGGTGCCGACCGTGGAATTGATAACGAAGTAGGGGAAATGCGCCGTGTATTAAACTAA